The Candidatus Schekmanbacteria bacterium genomic interval GACGGAAGTGGATATCATTGTTATTACAAGGAGCACCATGACTATAATGCCCGGCACCATGAAGTTTTTGCTTTCAAGCTCCGGGTTGTAAAGAACCTGCTCCTTCAAATCTATTATGTTTCCACCCGTCTTGTTAAACGAGTAATAAAGCCTGTTCCCTGAATTATAAAATTCTGTCCCGTAACGGCTCTTTAAAATCTCTGCCGAATAGCTGTTACCTATGCGCCCTGCATAGCCTTCCGCTACCCTTGCATAATTTGAATCAACGCCGTCGACGAGTAACTGGATCTTTGTGCTATCGCCGCGGGCTATATGACGTGAAAAGCCTTTTGATATGACGAGCCCGACTTTTGTTGTTCCTGTTTCAAGGGCAAAGTCAAGTTCACGCCTTCCTCCGCTTTCACCGCGCGGAGTAAAATACCCTGATGAGTAGAACTTCCTCAGAAAATCCCTGGACTGCGCTGACTTGTCGTAATCAATATAGGCGGCAGGGACATTTTTTATATCCAGAGTCGCCGCATAGCCAAAGACCATAAGCTGTATTATGGGAGTCATAAGCATGATGCGTAAAAGGCGCGGGTCCCTGCGTATCTGTATTAACTCCTTTAATGCAACGCTCAATATCCTGTTTAACATTTGAATTTACTCAATGACCTTTTTAAATTTTATAAGGCTCACTATGAAGCAGAGAACCGCCAGAACAAAAAGCGGAATGACATTGCCAAGAAGGTTTGTGATATCCGTA includes:
- a CDS encoding ABC transporter permease: MLNRILSVALKELIQIRRDPRLLRIMLMTPIIQLMVFGYAATLDIKNVPAAYIDYDKSAQSRDFLRKFYSSGYFTPRGESGGRRELDFALETGTTKVGLVISKGFSRHIARGDSTKIQLLVDGVDSNYARVAEGYAGRIGNSYSAEILKSRYGTEFYNSGNRLYYSFNKTGGNIIDLKEQVLYNPELESKNFMVPGIIVMVLLVITMISTSVAIVREKELQTLEQLIATPLSAFELIIGKLIPFTIIGLIMASTVILIALFWFGVPLVGSVFLMFLLMLLFLFNTLGLGILISVFSRTQHQAMMTAFVIMMPSVILSGMIFPISNMPKIIQLATYIIPARYFMEILRGIMLKGAGAADLSFQIICLALLGMTIFLTSLMMFKRKMR